In Pungitius pungitius chromosome 2, fPunPun2.1, whole genome shotgun sequence, a single window of DNA contains:
- the prom1a gene encoding prominin-1-A isoform X5 — MRSTGIPVMLLLCVLCVLPASGELQQDTEPRRLPPPGKLDFGYVPAGVYETLAHYEPGPIGILFHLVRAFLCVVQPNAFPQDLIVKLAKEKFGFIQTEYQKAIYYEIGFLACAAVGLVFAVLVPLIGLFFCMCRCCDNCGGEMHQRQRKNADCRRGLLGTLLFANSLVITIGVLCAYAANQNLSSQVKNIRRLVNSNMRDLHTFANDTPMQIDYLISQYATAKDKVIYDLDNIGPLLGGRIRDQLDKEVHPALDNVLNMAGAMRETKEALDNVNVGLEVLQEGTGRLNFNLSLVRTSINRTLNDPGCHDEESDATSAQLCRNIRRSLSQLQIGANFTRLPKVDAQLDKMNDVLRTDLSAVVQRGYDSLNNTPLMAVDQTRSVVESVRGLVDGIGSNVSSFSKVFPVQSSVSDFNIFISHAHAKIEDHYPDIDKMDFYRWIGCIALCCMVVLVLAFNYLGLLCGTLGYDKHASPTTRGCISNTGGTMLMAGVGFTVIFSWVLMGVVTIIFLAGGNMEKLFCEPFHTKDVFKVVDTPYLVEPNMKNFIPGLLYNDSHLELTAESLYSTCKENKGIYTAMRLDKVFNISTFLNNTLFTKDVVSQLDGVRIDLRGIILLEAEGRQNLLDFSEAGLSEINYADYLEEVNKGVTAMDLLLFATELEAQTDLMPRGALQRALKGHVGTLRQIHSQQIVSMEQAMKYVRARSALNQSIRFLERTASDLPNKVLALLDAIKAAQDLVSHNATSLINLETRKYTATIVGYFHQYMEWVKTSLSLEVAPCKPLSNLLDTAEIIACSFLVDSMNAFWMGLGCSTLFLLPGIILAVKLAKFYRRMDTEDVYDDIETIPMKTVPTYDSMNRFPRASAPPRHIDW, encoded by the exons ATGCGGAGCACCGGGATCCcggtgatgctgctgctgtgcgtGCTGTGCGTGCTCCCGGCGTCCGGAGAGCTCCAACAGGACACGGAGCCGCGGAGACTCCCACCGCCGGGAAAGTTGGATTTCGGTTACGTGCCGGCGGGAGTTTACGAGACTCTGGCCCATTACGAACCGGGACCGATCGGGATCCTGTTCCACTTGGTGCGCGCCTTTCTCTGCGTGGTGCAACCCAACGCGTTCCCGCAAG atcTGATCGTCAAACTGGCCAAGGAAAAATTTGGATTCATTCAGACAGAATACCAAAAG GCCATCTACTACGAGATAGGCTTCCTGGCGTGTGCCGCGGTCGGCCTGGTGTTCGCCGTCCTGGTGCCGCTGATCGGCCTCTTCTTCTGCATGTGCCGCTGCTGCGACAACTGCGGCGGCGAGATGCACCAGCGGCAGAGGAAGAACGCCGACTGCCGCCGCGGCCTGCTGGGGACGCTGCTCTTCGCCAACTCGCTGGTCATCAC GATCGGAGTGCTGTGCGCGTACGCCGCCAACCAGAACCTGAGCTCTCAGGTGAAGAACATCCGGAGGCTGGTGAACAGCAACATGAGGGACCTGCACACCTTCGCCAACGACACGCcgatg CAAATCGATTACCTAATCTCCCAATACGCCACGGCCAAGGACAAAGTCATCTACGACCTGGACA ATATCGGCCCGCTGTTGGGTGGAAGGATACGCGATCAGTTGGATAAGGAGGTGCACCCGGCCTTGGACAATGTGCTCAATATGGCAGGAG CCATGCGGGAGACCAAGGAGGCCCTCGACAACGTGAACGTGGGTCTGGAGGTCCTGCAGGAAGGAACCGGGAGGCTCAACTTCAACCTGAGCCTGGTCCGGACCAGCATCAACCGCACCCTCAACGACCCGGGCTGCCACGACGAGGAGTCCGACGCCACCTCCGCCCAGCTGTGCCGCAACATCCGCCGCTCGCTGTCCCAGTTGCAGATCGGCGCCAATTTCACCAGG CTGCCGAAGGTGGACGCCCAGCTGGACAAGATGAACGACGTCTTGAGAACGGACCTCAGTGCCGTCGTCCAGAGG GGCTATGACTCTTTAAACAACACGCCGCTGATGGCGGTGGACCAGACCCGGAGCGTCGTGGAGA GTGTGAGGGGGCTGGTGGACGGCATTGGCAGCAACGTCAGCAGCTTCTCCAAGGTGTTCCCCGTGCAGAGTTCCGTGTCCGACTTCAACATCTTCATTAGCCACGCCCACGCCAAGATCGAGGACCACTACCCTGACATTGACAAGATGGACTTCTACAG GTGGATCGGCTGCATCGCTCTTTGCTGCATGGTGGTCCTCGTCCTGGCCTTCAACTACCTGGGCCTGCTGTGCGGCACGCTGGGATACGACAAGCACGCCTCGCCGACCACGCGGGGCTGCATCTCCAACACGGGAGGAACCATGCTCATGGC CGGCGTGGGTTTCACCGTCATCTTCTCGTGGGTGCTGATGGGGGTGGTGACCATCATCTTCCTGGCTGGAGGAAACATGGAGAAACTTTTCTGCGAACCCTTCCACACCAAAGACGTCTTCAAG GTTGTGGACACCCCTTACCTGGTGGAACCGAACATGAAGAACTTCATCCCGGGCTTATTGTACAACGACTCCCACCTGGAGCTGACAGCAGAGAGCTTGTACAG TACTTGCAAGGAGAACAAAGGCATCTACACAGCCATGCGTCTGGACAAAGTCTTCAACATCTCCACGTTCCTGAACAACACATTG TTCACGAAGGACGTGGTGAGTCAGCTGGACGGCGTCAGGATCGACCTGAGGGGAATAATCCTGCTGGAGGCCGAGGGCAGGCAGAACCTTCTGGACTTCTCTGAAGCCGGGCTCTCAGAAATCAACTACGCGGACTACCTGGAGGAG GTCAACAAAGGAGTCACTGCGATGGACCTGCTCCTGTTCGCCACAGAGCTGGAGGCCCAGACGGACCTCATG CCCCGCGGTGCCCTGCAGAGAGCCCTGAAAGGCCACGTCGGCACTCTGCGGCAGATCCACAGCCAGCAGATCGTCTCCATGGAGCAGGCCATG AAATATGTTAGAGCGAGG AGCGCGCTGAACCAGAGCATCAGGTTCCTGGAGAGAACGGCGTCAGACCTGCCG AACAAAGTGTTGGCCCTTCTCGATGCTATCAAAGCGGCCCAGGACCTcgtctcccacaatgcaacgagTTTAATCAATCTG GAAACGCGAAAATACACAGCGACCATTGTGGGATACTTCCATCAATACATGGAGTGGGTCAAAACATCA TTGTCTCTGGAGGTTGCACCATGCAAGCCCCTCAGCAACCTGCTGGACACGGCCGAGATCATCGCTTGCAGTTTCCTGGTGGACTCCATG aacgcCTTCTGGATGGGTCTGGGCTGCAGcaccctcttcctgctgcccGGCATCATTCTAGCTGTGAAACTGGCCAAGTTCTACCGCAGGATGGACACAGAGGATGTTTACGACga CATTGAGACAATTCCCATGAAAAC CGTCCCCACCTATGACTCTATGAACAGGTTCCCGCGGGCCTCGGCTCCTCCGAGGCACATCGACTGGTGA
- the prom1a gene encoding prominin-1-A isoform X7, translating to MRSTGIPVMLLLCVLCVLPASGELQQDTEPRRLPPPGKLDFGYVPAGVYETLAHYEPGPIGILFHLVRAFLCVVQPNAFPQDLIVKLAKEKFGFIQTEYQKPENIVLTLQAIYYEIGFLACAAVGLVFAVLVPLIGLFFCMCRCCDNCGGEMHQRQRKNADCRRGLLGTLLFANSLVITIGVLCAYAANQNLSSQVKNIRRLVNSNMRDLHTFANDTPMQIDYLISQYATAKDKVIYDLDNIGPLLGGRIRDQLDKEVHPALDNVLNMAGAMRETKEALDNVNVGLEVLQEGTGRLNFNLSLVRTSINRTLNDPGCHDEESDATSAQLCRNIRRSLSQLQIGANFTRLPKVDAQLDKMNDVLRTDLSAVVQRGYDSLNNTPLMAVDQTRSVVESVRGLVDGIGSNVSSFSKVFPVQSSVSDFNIFISHAHAKIEDHYPDIDKMDFYRWIGCIALCCMVVLVLAFNYLGLLCGTLGYDKHASPTTRGCISNTGGTMLMAGVGFTVIFSWVLMGVVTIIFLAGGNMEKLFCEPFHTKDVFKVVDTPYLVEPNMKNFIPGLLYNDSHLELTAESLYSTCKENKGIYTAMRLDKVFNISTFLNNTLFTKDVVSQLDGVRIDLRGIILLEAEGRQNLLDFSEAGLSEINYADYLEEVNKGVTAMDLLLFATELEAQTDLMPRGALQRALKGHVGTLRQIHSQQIVSMEQAMKYVRARSALNQSIRFLERTASDLPNKVLALLDAIKAAQDLVSHNATSLINLETRKYTATIVGYFHQYMEWVKTSLSLEVAPCKPLSNLLDTAEIIACSFLVDSMNAFWMGLGCSTLFLLPGIILAVKLAKFYRRMDTEDVYDDSSVSGTWHFTL from the exons ATGCGGAGCACCGGGATCCcggtgatgctgctgctgtgcgtGCTGTGCGTGCTCCCGGCGTCCGGAGAGCTCCAACAGGACACGGAGCCGCGGAGACTCCCACCGCCGGGAAAGTTGGATTTCGGTTACGTGCCGGCGGGAGTTTACGAGACTCTGGCCCATTACGAACCGGGACCGATCGGGATCCTGTTCCACTTGGTGCGCGCCTTTCTCTGCGTGGTGCAACCCAACGCGTTCCCGCAAG atcTGATCGTCAAACTGGCCAAGGAAAAATTTGGATTCATTCAGACAGAATACCAAAAG CCCGAGAACATAGTGCTGACCCTTCAG GCCATCTACTACGAGATAGGCTTCCTGGCGTGTGCCGCGGTCGGCCTGGTGTTCGCCGTCCTGGTGCCGCTGATCGGCCTCTTCTTCTGCATGTGCCGCTGCTGCGACAACTGCGGCGGCGAGATGCACCAGCGGCAGAGGAAGAACGCCGACTGCCGCCGCGGCCTGCTGGGGACGCTGCTCTTCGCCAACTCGCTGGTCATCAC GATCGGAGTGCTGTGCGCGTACGCCGCCAACCAGAACCTGAGCTCTCAGGTGAAGAACATCCGGAGGCTGGTGAACAGCAACATGAGGGACCTGCACACCTTCGCCAACGACACGCcgatg CAAATCGATTACCTAATCTCCCAATACGCCACGGCCAAGGACAAAGTCATCTACGACCTGGACA ATATCGGCCCGCTGTTGGGTGGAAGGATACGCGATCAGTTGGATAAGGAGGTGCACCCGGCCTTGGACAATGTGCTCAATATGGCAGGAG CCATGCGGGAGACCAAGGAGGCCCTCGACAACGTGAACGTGGGTCTGGAGGTCCTGCAGGAAGGAACCGGGAGGCTCAACTTCAACCTGAGCCTGGTCCGGACCAGCATCAACCGCACCCTCAACGACCCGGGCTGCCACGACGAGGAGTCCGACGCCACCTCCGCCCAGCTGTGCCGCAACATCCGCCGCTCGCTGTCCCAGTTGCAGATCGGCGCCAATTTCACCAGG CTGCCGAAGGTGGACGCCCAGCTGGACAAGATGAACGACGTCTTGAGAACGGACCTCAGTGCCGTCGTCCAGAGG GGCTATGACTCTTTAAACAACACGCCGCTGATGGCGGTGGACCAGACCCGGAGCGTCGTGGAGA GTGTGAGGGGGCTGGTGGACGGCATTGGCAGCAACGTCAGCAGCTTCTCCAAGGTGTTCCCCGTGCAGAGTTCCGTGTCCGACTTCAACATCTTCATTAGCCACGCCCACGCCAAGATCGAGGACCACTACCCTGACATTGACAAGATGGACTTCTACAG GTGGATCGGCTGCATCGCTCTTTGCTGCATGGTGGTCCTCGTCCTGGCCTTCAACTACCTGGGCCTGCTGTGCGGCACGCTGGGATACGACAAGCACGCCTCGCCGACCACGCGGGGCTGCATCTCCAACACGGGAGGAACCATGCTCATGGC CGGCGTGGGTTTCACCGTCATCTTCTCGTGGGTGCTGATGGGGGTGGTGACCATCATCTTCCTGGCTGGAGGAAACATGGAGAAACTTTTCTGCGAACCCTTCCACACCAAAGACGTCTTCAAG GTTGTGGACACCCCTTACCTGGTGGAACCGAACATGAAGAACTTCATCCCGGGCTTATTGTACAACGACTCCCACCTGGAGCTGACAGCAGAGAGCTTGTACAG TACTTGCAAGGAGAACAAAGGCATCTACACAGCCATGCGTCTGGACAAAGTCTTCAACATCTCCACGTTCCTGAACAACACATTG TTCACGAAGGACGTGGTGAGTCAGCTGGACGGCGTCAGGATCGACCTGAGGGGAATAATCCTGCTGGAGGCCGAGGGCAGGCAGAACCTTCTGGACTTCTCTGAAGCCGGGCTCTCAGAAATCAACTACGCGGACTACCTGGAGGAG GTCAACAAAGGAGTCACTGCGATGGACCTGCTCCTGTTCGCCACAGAGCTGGAGGCCCAGACGGACCTCATG CCCCGCGGTGCCCTGCAGAGAGCCCTGAAAGGCCACGTCGGCACTCTGCGGCAGATCCACAGCCAGCAGATCGTCTCCATGGAGCAGGCCATG AAATATGTTAGAGCGAGG AGCGCGCTGAACCAGAGCATCAGGTTCCTGGAGAGAACGGCGTCAGACCTGCCG AACAAAGTGTTGGCCCTTCTCGATGCTATCAAAGCGGCCCAGGACCTcgtctcccacaatgcaacgagTTTAATCAATCTG GAAACGCGAAAATACACAGCGACCATTGTGGGATACTTCCATCAATACATGGAGTGGGTCAAAACATCA TTGTCTCTGGAGGTTGCACCATGCAAGCCCCTCAGCAACCTGCTGGACACGGCCGAGATCATCGCTTGCAGTTTCCTGGTGGACTCCATG aacgcCTTCTGGATGGGTCTGGGCTGCAGcaccctcttcctgctgcccGGCATCATTCTAGCTGTGAAACTGGCCAAGTTCTACCGCAGGATGGACACAGAGGATGTTTACGACga TTCCTCTGTTTCTGGGACTTGGCACTTCACTTTGTGA
- the prom1a gene encoding prominin-1-A isoform X4, translated as MRSTGIPVMLLLCVLCVLPASGELQQDTEPRRLPPPGKLDFGYVPAGVYETLAHYEPGPIGILFHLVRAFLCVVQPNAFPQDLIVKLAKEKFGFIQTEYQKPENIVLTLQAIYYEIGFLACAAVGLVFAVLVPLIGLFFCMCRCCDNCGGEMHQRQRKNADCRRGLLGTLLFANSLVITIGVLCAYAANQNLSSQVKNIRRLVNSNMRDLHTFANDTPMQIDYLISQYATAKDKVIYDLDNIGPLLGGRIRDQLDKEVHPALDNVLNMAGAMRETKEALDNVNVGLEVLQEGTGRLNFNLSLVRTSINRTLNDPGCHDEESDATSAQLCRNIRRSLSQLQIGANFTRLPKVDAQLDKMNDVLRTDLSAVVQRGYDSLNNTPLMAVDQTRSVVESVRGLVDGIGSNVSSFSKVFPVQSSVSDFNIFISHAHAKIEDHYPDIDKMDFYRWIGCIALCCMVVLVLAFNYLGLLCGTLGYDKHASPTTRGCISNTGGTMLMAGVGFTVIFSWVLMGVVTIIFLAGGNMEKLFCEPFHTKDVFKVVDTPYLVEPNMKNFIPGLLYNDSHLELTAESLYSTCKENKGIYTAMRLDKVFNISTFLNNTLFTKDVVSQLDGVRIDLRGIILLEAEGRQNLLDFSEAGLSEINYADYLEEVNKGVTAMDLLLFATELEAQTDLMPRGALQRALKGHVGTLRQIHSQQIVSMEQAMKYVRARSALNQSIRFLERTASDLPNKVLALLDAIKAAQDLVSHNATSLINLETRKYTATIVGYFHQYMEWVKTSLSLEVAPCKPLSNLLDTAEIIACSFLVDSMNAFWMGLGCSTLFLLPGIILAVKLAKFYRRMDTEDVYDDVPTYDSMNRFPRASAPPRHIDW; from the exons ATGCGGAGCACCGGGATCCcggtgatgctgctgctgtgcgtGCTGTGCGTGCTCCCGGCGTCCGGAGAGCTCCAACAGGACACGGAGCCGCGGAGACTCCCACCGCCGGGAAAGTTGGATTTCGGTTACGTGCCGGCGGGAGTTTACGAGACTCTGGCCCATTACGAACCGGGACCGATCGGGATCCTGTTCCACTTGGTGCGCGCCTTTCTCTGCGTGGTGCAACCCAACGCGTTCCCGCAAG atcTGATCGTCAAACTGGCCAAGGAAAAATTTGGATTCATTCAGACAGAATACCAAAAG CCCGAGAACATAGTGCTGACCCTTCAG GCCATCTACTACGAGATAGGCTTCCTGGCGTGTGCCGCGGTCGGCCTGGTGTTCGCCGTCCTGGTGCCGCTGATCGGCCTCTTCTTCTGCATGTGCCGCTGCTGCGACAACTGCGGCGGCGAGATGCACCAGCGGCAGAGGAAGAACGCCGACTGCCGCCGCGGCCTGCTGGGGACGCTGCTCTTCGCCAACTCGCTGGTCATCAC GATCGGAGTGCTGTGCGCGTACGCCGCCAACCAGAACCTGAGCTCTCAGGTGAAGAACATCCGGAGGCTGGTGAACAGCAACATGAGGGACCTGCACACCTTCGCCAACGACACGCcgatg CAAATCGATTACCTAATCTCCCAATACGCCACGGCCAAGGACAAAGTCATCTACGACCTGGACA ATATCGGCCCGCTGTTGGGTGGAAGGATACGCGATCAGTTGGATAAGGAGGTGCACCCGGCCTTGGACAATGTGCTCAATATGGCAGGAG CCATGCGGGAGACCAAGGAGGCCCTCGACAACGTGAACGTGGGTCTGGAGGTCCTGCAGGAAGGAACCGGGAGGCTCAACTTCAACCTGAGCCTGGTCCGGACCAGCATCAACCGCACCCTCAACGACCCGGGCTGCCACGACGAGGAGTCCGACGCCACCTCCGCCCAGCTGTGCCGCAACATCCGCCGCTCGCTGTCCCAGTTGCAGATCGGCGCCAATTTCACCAGG CTGCCGAAGGTGGACGCCCAGCTGGACAAGATGAACGACGTCTTGAGAACGGACCTCAGTGCCGTCGTCCAGAGG GGCTATGACTCTTTAAACAACACGCCGCTGATGGCGGTGGACCAGACCCGGAGCGTCGTGGAGA GTGTGAGGGGGCTGGTGGACGGCATTGGCAGCAACGTCAGCAGCTTCTCCAAGGTGTTCCCCGTGCAGAGTTCCGTGTCCGACTTCAACATCTTCATTAGCCACGCCCACGCCAAGATCGAGGACCACTACCCTGACATTGACAAGATGGACTTCTACAG GTGGATCGGCTGCATCGCTCTTTGCTGCATGGTGGTCCTCGTCCTGGCCTTCAACTACCTGGGCCTGCTGTGCGGCACGCTGGGATACGACAAGCACGCCTCGCCGACCACGCGGGGCTGCATCTCCAACACGGGAGGAACCATGCTCATGGC CGGCGTGGGTTTCACCGTCATCTTCTCGTGGGTGCTGATGGGGGTGGTGACCATCATCTTCCTGGCTGGAGGAAACATGGAGAAACTTTTCTGCGAACCCTTCCACACCAAAGACGTCTTCAAG GTTGTGGACACCCCTTACCTGGTGGAACCGAACATGAAGAACTTCATCCCGGGCTTATTGTACAACGACTCCCACCTGGAGCTGACAGCAGAGAGCTTGTACAG TACTTGCAAGGAGAACAAAGGCATCTACACAGCCATGCGTCTGGACAAAGTCTTCAACATCTCCACGTTCCTGAACAACACATTG TTCACGAAGGACGTGGTGAGTCAGCTGGACGGCGTCAGGATCGACCTGAGGGGAATAATCCTGCTGGAGGCCGAGGGCAGGCAGAACCTTCTGGACTTCTCTGAAGCCGGGCTCTCAGAAATCAACTACGCGGACTACCTGGAGGAG GTCAACAAAGGAGTCACTGCGATGGACCTGCTCCTGTTCGCCACAGAGCTGGAGGCCCAGACGGACCTCATG CCCCGCGGTGCCCTGCAGAGAGCCCTGAAAGGCCACGTCGGCACTCTGCGGCAGATCCACAGCCAGCAGATCGTCTCCATGGAGCAGGCCATG AAATATGTTAGAGCGAGG AGCGCGCTGAACCAGAGCATCAGGTTCCTGGAGAGAACGGCGTCAGACCTGCCG AACAAAGTGTTGGCCCTTCTCGATGCTATCAAAGCGGCCCAGGACCTcgtctcccacaatgcaacgagTTTAATCAATCTG GAAACGCGAAAATACACAGCGACCATTGTGGGATACTTCCATCAATACATGGAGTGGGTCAAAACATCA TTGTCTCTGGAGGTTGCACCATGCAAGCCCCTCAGCAACCTGCTGGACACGGCCGAGATCATCGCTTGCAGTTTCCTGGTGGACTCCATG aacgcCTTCTGGATGGGTCTGGGCTGCAGcaccctcttcctgctgcccGGCATCATTCTAGCTGTGAAACTGGCCAAGTTCTACCGCAGGATGGACACAGAGGATGTTTACGACga CGTCCCCACCTATGACTCTATGAACAGGTTCCCGCGGGCCTCGGCTCCTCCGAGGCACATCGACTGGTGA
- the prom1a gene encoding prominin-1-A isoform X6 yields the protein MRSTGIPVMLLLCVLCVLPASGELQQDTEPRRLPPPGKLDFGYVPAGVYETLAHYEPGPIGILFHLVRAFLCVVQPNAFPQDLIVKLAKEKFGFIQTEYQKAIYYEIGFLACAAVGLVFAVLVPLIGLFFCMCRCCDNCGGEMHQRQRKNADCRRGLLGTLLFANSLVITIGVLCAYAANQNLSSQVKNIRRLVNSNMRDLHTFANDTPMQIDYLISQYATAKDKVIYDLDNIGPLLGGRIRDQLDKEVHPALDNVLNMAGAMRETKEALDNVNVGLEVLQEGTGRLNFNLSLVRTSINRTLNDPGCHDEESDATSAQLCRNIRRSLSQLQIGANFTRLPKVDAQLDKMNDVLRTDLSAVVQRGYDSLNNTPLMAVDQTRSVVESVRGLVDGIGSNVSSFSKVFPVQSSVSDFNIFISHAHAKIEDHYPDIDKMDFYRWIGCIALCCMVVLVLAFNYLGLLCGTLGYDKHASPTTRGCISNTGGTMLMAGVGFTVIFSWVLMGVVTIIFLAGGNMEKLFCEPFHTKDVFKVVDTPYLVEPNMKNFIPGLLYNDSHLELTAESLYSTCKENKGIYTAMRLDKVFNISTFLNNTLFTKDVVSQLDGVRIDLRGIILLEAEGRQNLLDFSEAGLSEINYADYLEEVNKGVTAMDLLLFATELEAQTDLMPRGALQRALKGHVGTLRQIHSQQIVSMEQAMSALNQSIRFLERTASDLPNKVLALLDAIKAAQDLVSHNATSLINLETRKYTATIVGYFHQYMEWVKTSLSLEVAPCKPLSNLLDTAEIIACSFLVDSMNAFWMGLGCSTLFLLPGIILAVKLAKFYRRMDTEDVYDDIETIPMKTVPTYDSMNRFPRASAPPRHIDW from the exons ATGCGGAGCACCGGGATCCcggtgatgctgctgctgtgcgtGCTGTGCGTGCTCCCGGCGTCCGGAGAGCTCCAACAGGACACGGAGCCGCGGAGACTCCCACCGCCGGGAAAGTTGGATTTCGGTTACGTGCCGGCGGGAGTTTACGAGACTCTGGCCCATTACGAACCGGGACCGATCGGGATCCTGTTCCACTTGGTGCGCGCCTTTCTCTGCGTGGTGCAACCCAACGCGTTCCCGCAAG atcTGATCGTCAAACTGGCCAAGGAAAAATTTGGATTCATTCAGACAGAATACCAAAAG GCCATCTACTACGAGATAGGCTTCCTGGCGTGTGCCGCGGTCGGCCTGGTGTTCGCCGTCCTGGTGCCGCTGATCGGCCTCTTCTTCTGCATGTGCCGCTGCTGCGACAACTGCGGCGGCGAGATGCACCAGCGGCAGAGGAAGAACGCCGACTGCCGCCGCGGCCTGCTGGGGACGCTGCTCTTCGCCAACTCGCTGGTCATCAC GATCGGAGTGCTGTGCGCGTACGCCGCCAACCAGAACCTGAGCTCTCAGGTGAAGAACATCCGGAGGCTGGTGAACAGCAACATGAGGGACCTGCACACCTTCGCCAACGACACGCcgatg CAAATCGATTACCTAATCTCCCAATACGCCACGGCCAAGGACAAAGTCATCTACGACCTGGACA ATATCGGCCCGCTGTTGGGTGGAAGGATACGCGATCAGTTGGATAAGGAGGTGCACCCGGCCTTGGACAATGTGCTCAATATGGCAGGAG CCATGCGGGAGACCAAGGAGGCCCTCGACAACGTGAACGTGGGTCTGGAGGTCCTGCAGGAAGGAACCGGGAGGCTCAACTTCAACCTGAGCCTGGTCCGGACCAGCATCAACCGCACCCTCAACGACCCGGGCTGCCACGACGAGGAGTCCGACGCCACCTCCGCCCAGCTGTGCCGCAACATCCGCCGCTCGCTGTCCCAGTTGCAGATCGGCGCCAATTTCACCAGG CTGCCGAAGGTGGACGCCCAGCTGGACAAGATGAACGACGTCTTGAGAACGGACCTCAGTGCCGTCGTCCAGAGG GGCTATGACTCTTTAAACAACACGCCGCTGATGGCGGTGGACCAGACCCGGAGCGTCGTGGAGA GTGTGAGGGGGCTGGTGGACGGCATTGGCAGCAACGTCAGCAGCTTCTCCAAGGTGTTCCCCGTGCAGAGTTCCGTGTCCGACTTCAACATCTTCATTAGCCACGCCCACGCCAAGATCGAGGACCACTACCCTGACATTGACAAGATGGACTTCTACAG GTGGATCGGCTGCATCGCTCTTTGCTGCATGGTGGTCCTCGTCCTGGCCTTCAACTACCTGGGCCTGCTGTGCGGCACGCTGGGATACGACAAGCACGCCTCGCCGACCACGCGGGGCTGCATCTCCAACACGGGAGGAACCATGCTCATGGC CGGCGTGGGTTTCACCGTCATCTTCTCGTGGGTGCTGATGGGGGTGGTGACCATCATCTTCCTGGCTGGAGGAAACATGGAGAAACTTTTCTGCGAACCCTTCCACACCAAAGACGTCTTCAAG GTTGTGGACACCCCTTACCTGGTGGAACCGAACATGAAGAACTTCATCCCGGGCTTATTGTACAACGACTCCCACCTGGAGCTGACAGCAGAGAGCTTGTACAG TACTTGCAAGGAGAACAAAGGCATCTACACAGCCATGCGTCTGGACAAAGTCTTCAACATCTCCACGTTCCTGAACAACACATTG TTCACGAAGGACGTGGTGAGTCAGCTGGACGGCGTCAGGATCGACCTGAGGGGAATAATCCTGCTGGAGGCCGAGGGCAGGCAGAACCTTCTGGACTTCTCTGAAGCCGGGCTCTCAGAAATCAACTACGCGGACTACCTGGAGGAG GTCAACAAAGGAGTCACTGCGATGGACCTGCTCCTGTTCGCCACAGAGCTGGAGGCCCAGACGGACCTCATG CCCCGCGGTGCCCTGCAGAGAGCCCTGAAAGGCCACGTCGGCACTCTGCGGCAGATCCACAGCCAGCAGATCGTCTCCATGGAGCAGGCCATG AGCGCGCTGAACCAGAGCATCAGGTTCCTGGAGAGAACGGCGTCAGACCTGCCG AACAAAGTGTTGGCCCTTCTCGATGCTATCAAAGCGGCCCAGGACCTcgtctcccacaatgcaacgagTTTAATCAATCTG GAAACGCGAAAATACACAGCGACCATTGTGGGATACTTCCATCAATACATGGAGTGGGTCAAAACATCA TTGTCTCTGGAGGTTGCACCATGCAAGCCCCTCAGCAACCTGCTGGACACGGCCGAGATCATCGCTTGCAGTTTCCTGGTGGACTCCATG aacgcCTTCTGGATGGGTCTGGGCTGCAGcaccctcttcctgctgcccGGCATCATTCTAGCTGTGAAACTGGCCAAGTTCTACCGCAGGATGGACACAGAGGATGTTTACGACga CATTGAGACAATTCCCATGAAAAC CGTCCCCACCTATGACTCTATGAACAGGTTCCCGCGGGCCTCGGCTCCTCCGAGGCACATCGACTGGTGA